The following are from one region of the Candidatus Poribacteria bacterium genome:
- a CDS encoding LamG domain-containing protein, protein MRTFISICTALLFLLMASPLVFASVVEDPVLYLNAADNPAHPDAWENLGTEGGELLATDKPMKLEEGEIKIPALGVNEPNSKYYTTTESLSTFGGPPAKNTPLFFEDWTLEFLCRRNGDFFVEEHHFAGFQNSPREGQQGIRLWITGGQNLDTSIHAKGSKQAVQPLNIKLEEGVWTWIAVVGTSGKSIVAYQDGKEVSKQAGFEFDKKLPINDISIGANSFDERRRTFNGSFAIVRAYDKALTEAEINQNISGAFAVDPADKLPTVWAKVKRGYE, encoded by the coding sequence ATGAGAACCTTTATTTCAATTTGCACCGCCCTGCTTTTTTTGTTAATGGCGAGCCCTCTCGTCTTTGCCAGTGTTGTTGAGGATCCTGTGCTCTATCTCAATGCCGCTGACAACCCTGCCCACCCGGATGCATGGGAAAATCTCGGCACTGAAGGCGGTGAATTGCTTGCCACAGATAAACCAATGAAACTCGAAGAAGGCGAAATTAAAATTCCTGCACTCGGTGTCAATGAACCGAATTCGAAGTATTACACAACCACGGAGTCCCTTTCAACCTTTGGCGGTCCACCCGCAAAAAACACACCACTGTTTTTCGAGGACTGGACCTTGGAATTCCTTTGTAGACGCAATGGTGATTTTTTTGTTGAAGAACACCATTTCGCCGGTTTCCAGAACAGTCCACGGGAAGGTCAGCAGGGGATTCGGCTTTGGATAACCGGGGGTCAGAATTTGGATACTTCTATCCATGCTAAAGGGAGTAAGCAAGCGGTTCAACCGCTTAACATCAAACTTGAGGAAGGCGTCTGGACCTGGATAGCGGTCGTCGGCACGAGTGGCAAGTCGATTGTGGCGTATCAAGACGGTAAAGAGGTCAGCAAACAAGCCGGTTTTGAATTCGATAAGAAATTACCGATAAACGACATTTCAATCGGTGCAAATTCCTTTGATGAACGCCGTCGAACTTTCAACGGATCGTTCGCAATTGTCCGCGCTTATGATAAAGCACTGACCGAAGCGGAGATTAACCAAAACATTTCTGGCGCGTTTGCTGTCGATCCGGCAGACAAACTTCCAACGGTTTGGGCTAAAGTAAAACGCGGCTATGAATAG
- a CDS encoding DUF255 domain-containing protein, with translation MNWKTVKRIKVIEFLGCFILLNIAWTTSADETALKNPDGSWKWTNRLIHETSPYLLLHAHNPVEWYPWGDEAVERAKQENKLIFLSVGYSTCYWCHVMEREVFSNPEIAARMNKDFINIKIDREERPDLDEIYMTATQLLIQRGGWPNSVFLTPDLKPFYAGTYFPPTDVPGRPGFPTILDAVHEAWITREGEVIEAANQISDTIALATSRGFTTLTATPLDRSLTAAALDHLRTAYSHAYGGFGGAPKFPSPANLEFLLSEYERKSGLQTPPTENESLLKMVTHTLDMMAYGGMYDQIGGGFHRYSVDEKWLVPHFEKMLYDNAQLAKVYLQAHQLTQEPRYRRIAEEIFRFVFREMTAPEGGFYSALDAETDAEEGKYYVWTADEIQKILDKKTMARFAAVYGVDKGPNFEGQNVLYVPEGAAAENALKEVESAREKLLTARAKREYPLLDTKIIVNWNGLMIDALAYGYQVLGEERYLVAASKAAKFILDTLKKPNDELCHTYTAGVVKQDVYLDDYTFFVRGLLGLYQATGDEEWLNSAKRLTDAMIQLFWDDKNGGFYYTKADAKHLIVRTKKPYDSAIPSGNAVAVSNLLAFGADYRRYAEETLRIFAKSMAQSPSSFMYMHFSLNRYLIAGEERDAATPPLVTALGSETSPRVSATAEIKSQSNSVFNVTLRLNIASGWHINANPAGQDNLIPTTITVDPDTPLEIVDIAYPKGRSTRFEFSSESLNVYEESLTIPLRLKRKPNTKHDKNVPMTLQLTYQLCNETECLLPQTVAILLDLP, from the coding sequence ATGAACTGGAAAACTGTCAAGCGAATCAAGGTGATCGAGTTTTTAGGATGCTTTATCCTTCTCAATATAGCGTGGACGACAAGTGCTGATGAAACGGCACTCAAGAATCCAGACGGCTCATGGAAGTGGACGAATCGACTCATCCATGAGACCAGTCCTTACCTGTTGCTCCATGCGCATAACCCCGTGGAGTGGTATCCATGGGGCGATGAAGCAGTGGAACGGGCGAAGCAAGAAAATAAGTTAATTTTTCTCTCTGTCGGATATTCCACGTGCTATTGGTGCCACGTCATGGAGCGGGAGGTCTTCTCAAACCCAGAAATCGCTGCCAGGATGAATAAAGACTTCATCAATATCAAAATTGATAGGGAAGAGCGTCCGGATCTCGATGAAATCTATATGACGGCAACGCAACTCCTGATTCAGCGGGGTGGATGGCCCAACTCCGTCTTTCTCACGCCTGATTTAAAACCGTTTTATGCTGGCACCTATTTTCCACCGACAGATGTGCCCGGCAGACCAGGGTTTCCAACGATCCTTGATGCAGTGCATGAAGCATGGATAACACGAGAAGGGGAAGTCATTGAAGCTGCAAACCAGATTTCAGATACTATTGCATTGGCGACCAGTAGAGGGTTTACGACCCTCACTGCTACACCGCTGGATAGATCGCTTACTGCTGCTGCGTTGGACCATCTCCGGACCGCCTATAGTCATGCCTACGGTGGATTTGGAGGCGCGCCGAAATTCCCAAGCCCCGCGAATCTCGAATTTTTGCTAAGTGAATACGAGCGGAAATCGGGGTTACAAACCCCTCCCACAGAAAACGAATCTCTTTTGAAGATGGTGACACATACGCTGGATATGATGGCTTACGGGGGGATGTATGACCAGATAGGCGGCGGATTTCACCGATACTCTGTTGACGAAAAATGGCTCGTTCCCCATTTTGAGAAGATGCTTTACGACAACGCACAATTGGCGAAAGTGTACCTCCAGGCACATCAACTAACACAGGAACCTCGCTATCGGCGCATTGCTGAAGAGATCTTCCGTTTCGTTTTCCGAGAGATGACAGCACCAGAGGGCGGATTCTATTCAGCATTGGACGCTGAGACGGATGCCGAAGAAGGAAAATATTACGTCTGGACTGCCGATGAGATTCAGAAGATCCTCGATAAGAAGACAATGGCACGTTTCGCTGCTGTTTACGGTGTTGATAAGGGACCTAATTTTGAAGGGCAAAATGTTCTTTATGTGCCTGAAGGCGCAGCAGCGGAGAATGCTCTCAAGGAAGTGGAATCGGCAAGGGAGAAACTCTTAACGGCACGTGCGAAACGAGAATATCCCTTGTTGGACACAAAGATTATTGTCAATTGGAACGGTCTGATGATAGATGCCCTTGCTTACGGTTATCAAGTGCTTGGTGAAGAACGGTATCTTGTGGCGGCATCAAAAGCTGCTAAGTTCATTCTTGACACCCTCAAAAAACCGAACGATGAATTGTGCCATACTTATACTGCGGGTGTGGTGAAACAGGATGTATATCTTGATGACTATACCTTTTTTGTCCGGGGTTTGCTTGGATTGTATCAGGCTACGGGTGATGAAGAGTGGTTGAATTCAGCGAAAAGACTCACCGATGCGATGATTCAACTTTTTTGGGACGACAAAAACGGAGGGTTCTATTACACGAAGGCAGATGCGAAACACCTTATTGTGCGAACGAAGAAACCTTATGACTCGGCAATTCCGTCGGGTAATGCTGTCGCCGTCTCAAATCTATTAGCATTTGGGGCGGATTATCGGCGTTACGCTGAAGAAACGTTGCGGATCTTCGCGAAATCTATGGCACAGAGTCCTTCGTCTTTCATGTATATGCATTTTTCCTTAAACCGCTATTTGATCGCAGGAGAAGAACGCGATGCTGCAACGCCTCCACTCGTAACGGCACTCGGTTCTGAAACGTCCCCACGCGTAAGTGCAACTGCTGAAATTAAATCCCAGAGTAACAGCGTATTTAATGTGACGCTCCGACTCAACATTGCTTCAGGGTGGCATATTAACGCGAACCCCGCGGGTCAAGACAATTTGATCCCGACCACAATTACAGTGGACCCAGATACTCCGTTAGAAATTGTCGATATAGCGTATCCGAAAGGGAGATCGACACGCTTTGAATTTAGTAGTGAGTCCTTGAATGTGTATGAAGAAAGTCTCACGATTCCGTTGCGGTTAAAGCGGAAACCGAATACGAAGCACGACAAAAACGTTCCAATGACGCTACAACTCACCTACCAACTCTGTAACGAGACGGAGTGTTTGTTGCCGCAGACAGTGGCTATTCTGTTAGACTTACCGTAG